In a single window of the Necator americanus strain Aroian chromosome X, whole genome shotgun sequence genome:
- a CDS encoding hypothetical protein (NECATOR_CHRX.G23169.T1), which translates to MGHDAAQLLLHYRVHQQKGFRLSGRSFTPPLVKIIGNCCHLSVSAESIRTASQADGFIQLLIDYTKSGKWPKVNRHSPLWHYYNRRNTMTAVKGCLLTASRIVIPKSLRHRVLSALHKAHPGQIKMKMLARCFVYWPAMDSDIEKLVRTRPRCASVAKDPIVAEPQS; encoded by the exons ATGGGGCACGATGCTGCTCAACTACTGCTTCACTATCGAGTACATCAACAAAAAGGATTTCGGCTAAGTGGACGCTCTTTCACGCCTCCTCTCGTCAAAATAATCG GGAACTGTTGTCATCTCTCAGTATCCGCCGAATCCATTCGGACTGCTTCACAAGCCGATGGTTTTATTCAGCTTCTGATCGACTATACGAAGTCCGGAAAATGGCCCAAAGTCAACCGCCATTCTCCTCTGTGGCACTACTACAACCGCAGAAATACCATGACGGCAGTCAAAGGATGTCTGCTCACTGCATCCCGCATAGTGATTCCAAAATCACTTCGACATCGTGTTCTTTCAGCACTACACAAAGCTCATCCAGGCcaaataaagatgaaaatgctCGCAAGATGCTTTGTGTATTGGCCTGCGATGGATTCGGACATTGAAAAACTCGTCAGGACCCGCCCAAGATGTGCATCCGTGGCAAAGGATCCGATCGTAGCCGAACCACAGTCATAG
- a CDS encoding hypothetical protein (NECATOR_CHRX.G23159.T1), giving the protein MLGVSRFTQVRDGIRSSLLRQRSKIRDAAAFANESKIRWAGHVMRFNDNRWTRAVSDWVPRDIKRTTGRPPTRWSDFFTKSFKENYDALRVPRERRNHWATLARDQDKWKNYWRPLDQFEDQRESR; this is encoded by the coding sequence atgctaggagtatcccgtttcacgcaagtgagggacgggattcgaagttctctcctacgtcaacgatcgaagattagagatgccgccgcgtttgccaatgaaagtaaaataaggtgggccggacacgtgatgcgcttcaatgacaaccgttggaccagagctgtgagcgactgggttccgcgcgatattaagcgcactacaggaagaccgccgacccgatggtcagatttcttcacgaagtccttcaaagaaaattatgatgctcttcgtgtcccacgcgaaaggaggaaccactgggctactctggcacgcgatcaggacaaatggaagaattactggcgcccgctcgaccagttcgaagatcaacgggagtcaaggtga
- a CDS encoding hypothetical protein (NECATOR_CHRX.G23171.T1) has protein sequence MAMFVLVPLARWRTQTTLKELAAEVQHFLDIRQDNALLERSSLPPVNVVESRRSRNREPPSPCFRCGANHCSKDCIFVKKECHDRRRSGHKRGFCKNFPEKKKRKSANSVSSLRLMLVSL, from the coding sequence ATGGCGATGTTCGTGCTCGTGCCGTTAGCAAGATGGAGGACTCAAACCACGCTAAAAGAGCTTGCTGCCGAAGTTCAGCACTTTCTCGACATTCGTCAGGATAACGCACTCCTCGAACGATCAAGTCTACCACCCGTCAACGTCGTGGAATCGCGAAGGAGTCGAAACCGTGAGCCGCCGTCACCTTGTTTTCGGTGCGGAGCCAATCACTGTTCTAAAGACTGCATATTCGTGAAGAAAGAATGCCACGACCGCAGACGCTCTGGACACAAGCGAggattctgcaaaaatttcccggAGAAGAAGAAGCGGAAATCTGCCAACAGCGTCTCATCGCTTCGACTCATGCTGGTGTCGCTGTAA
- a CDS encoding hypothetical protein (NECATOR_CHRX.G23158.T2) — protein MLRERCHQRSKDSVVAECHVSFSCEIPSRRRSPTFILMPMFCKIVKSRPVWYQFMDIRGKKGSIRPESSKSQTEKKETIMGACGNWCISLHILPICTGRLLWNHSQA, from the exons ATGTTACGAGAACGATGTCACCAGCGAAGCAAAGATAGTGTAGTTGCCGAGTGTCACGTTTCATTCTCAT GCGAGATTCCATCACGTCGTCGATCTCCTACCTTCATATTGATGCCGATGTTCTGCAAAATCGTTAAATCCCG accagtgtggtaccaatttatggacatcagagggaagaaaggctcg ATCCGCCCCGAATCTAGCAAGTCccaaacagaaaagaaagaaacaataatGGGTGCCTGTGGTAACTG GTGCATAAGCCTACACATTCTACCCATCTGTACTGGAAGACTGTTGTGGAACCATTCTCAAG catag
- a CDS encoding hypothetical protein (NECATOR_CHRX.G23158.T4), protein MLRERCHQRSKDSVVAECHVSFSCEIPSRRRSPTFILMPMFCKIVKSRPVWYQFMDIRGKKGSIRPESSKSQTEKKETIMGACGNCIASVCI, encoded by the exons ATGTTACGAGAACGATGTCACCAGCGAAGCAAAGATAGTGTAGTTGCCGAGTGTCACGTTTCATTCTCAT GCGAGATTCCATCACGTCGTCGATCTCCTACCTTCATATTGATGCCGATGTTCTGCAAAATCGTTAAATCCCG accagtgtggtaccaatttatggacatcagagggaagaaaggctcg ATCCGCCCCGAATCTAGCAAGTCccaaacagaaaagaaagaaacaataatGGGTGCCTGTGGTAACTG catagcTTCAGTCTGTATCTGA
- a CDS encoding hypothetical protein (NECATOR_CHRX.G23166.T1), with amino-acid sequence MRDRPVISIENYTVYCGDADENKVGGCAIAVRNDYKNLVEEFGSTSFRCAFLRLQDRRGRKLCIVSAHAPTETAEDNSKDAFYDELNALMSKIPSQQVVIVGIDANAKMGLGQSINQSSQSNNLMC; translated from the coding sequence atgagggatcgtcccgtcatcagcatcgaaaattacaccgtATACtgtggcgatgctgatgagaacaaagtaggtggctgcgcgatagctgtgaggaacgactacaagaacctggtggaggaatttggctcaacgtcgttcagatgcgcctttctacgactgcaggatcgcagaggacgtaaactctgtatcgtaagtgctcacgcacctacggaaaccgctgaggacaacagtaaggacgccttctatgatgaactcaatgcgttgatgtctaaaataccaagccagcaggtggtcattgtcggaatcgacgcaaatgcgaagatgggactcggacagtcaatcaatcaatcaagtCAATCGAACAATctgatgtgctag
- a CDS encoding hypothetical protein (NECATOR_CHRX.G23160.T1), translating to MPLCLTFIDLKKAFDSVETEAVVEALDNQRVPTQYLKVLRELYKGVRRGDTIPPKIFTATLENAMRKLEWDDMGVKVDGRQLHHLRFADDIVLITPSISQAERMLTEFDETCGCIGLQLNLQKTMFMRNGWVSDAPFTLNGTNISECTSYVYLGR from the exons atgccgctctgtctcaccttcatcgacttaaagaaggccttcgactcagttgagacggaagcggtcgtggaagccttggacaaccaacgtgtccctactcagtacttaaaggtacttcgagagttgtaca agggggtccgacGGGGTGATACAATcccacccaaaatattcacagccaccctcgagaacgcaatgcgaaagttggaatgggacgacatgggagtgaaggttgatggtcggcagctacaccatttgcgctttgctgatgacatcgtactgataacacctagcatcagccaagcggaacgaatgctgaccgaattcgacgagacatgtggatgcatcggtcttcagctgaatctacaaaagacgatgttcatgcggaacggatgggtctcggatgccccattcacgctcaacggaacgaacatatccgaatgcaccagctacgtttatctgggtcggtaa
- a CDS encoding hypothetical protein (NECATOR_CHRX.G23163.T1), with the protein MEEIAPASHPAVLTALVAAAEFVTNSPSTRLSESLYDSDNGCTFKVCSNFCQSWLFAVHRSNGLLSLGMVKKLRQWLPHALSCSPAAADSTGWTRLSLEMGNGSSASTTPTNVRGALATKRRDKIHEKKVMLSVWWGVHGIYRFELLPGNTTLTAEVYCTQLQSLADKPRMANASNLPEMFRRATGLPTFITQCLSSRGNQQDIAKMETAHLADLIDITRVIALFC; encoded by the exons ATGGAAGAGATAGCCCCCGCTTCACACCCAGCCGTTCTAACAGCACTAGTCGCCGCGGCCGAATTCGTCACGAATTCTCCATCAACACGTTTGTCTGAGTCATTGTACGATTCGGACAATGGTTGTACATTCAAG gtgtgcagTAATttctgccagtcttggctgttcgctgtccaccggagcaatggactgctatctctcggaatggtgaaaaagctccgtcagtggctcccacatgcactTAGCTGCTCTCCAGcagccgcagattcgactggctggacacgattgtcactggagatgggAAATGGGTCCTCTGCGTCAACCACACCtacaaacgtgcgtggtgcgctggcgacgAAACGACGAGataaaatccatgagaagaaggtcatgctgagcgtctggtggggagttcatggaatctaccgtttcgaattACTGCCGGGCAACACGACActtactgccgaggtctactgcaCTCAACTGCAAAGTCTGGCCGACAAG CCTCGCATGGCTAATGCTTCAAATCTTCCCGAAATGTTCCGACGAGCTACTGGACTTCCTACATTTATCACTCAGTGTCTCTCTAGTCGTGGAAACCAGCAAGATATTGCAAAGATGGAAACAGCTCACCTGGCAGACCTGATTGATATTACACGAGTTATCGCTTTGTTTTGTTAG
- a CDS encoding hypothetical protein (NECATOR_CHRX.G23167.T1): MYRCYNKDQIEVCHSTHANGLHFGARTCAACAAFFRRTISDGKKYVCKRSQRCNNPSRDATGYRKICRSCRLKRCMDIGMLPDNVQHKRSMRESTSQPIKKSFGVIFQPVYDHIHANDGATIASSLRSSLLPTAVVDDNGSLTR, from the exons ATGTATAGATGTTATAATAAGGATCAAATTGAg GTTTGTCATTCGACTCATGCAAATGGTCTTCACTTTGGAGCACGCACGTGCGCTGCCTGTGCAGCTTTCTTCCGGCGAACAATTAGCGATGGCAAGAAATATGTGTGTAAAAGAAGTCAACGTTGTAACAATCCAAGCAGAGACG CTACTGGATATCGCAAAATTTGTCGAAGTTGTCGACTGAAGCGATGCATGGATATTGGGATGCTCCCAGACA ATGTTCAACATAAAAGATCAATGCGTGAAAGCACATCGCAACCGATCAAAAAGTCATTTGGTGTCATCTTCCAGCCGGTTTACGATCACATACATGCAAACGATGGAGCAACTATTGCATCCTCTCTTAGATCTTCTCTGCTGCCTACAGCTGTAGTAGACGACAACGGTTCATTAACACGATAA
- a CDS encoding hypothetical protein (NECATOR_CHRX.G23158.T1) has protein sequence MRKLEWDDMGVKVDGRQLHHLRFADDIVLITPSISQAERMLTEFDETCGCIGLQLNLQKTMFMRNGWVSDAPFTLNGTNISECTSYVYLGEIPSRRRSPTFILMPMFCKIVKSRPVWYQFMDIRGKKGSVCTRAVPNPSTVWL, from the exons atgcgaaagttggaatgggacgacatgggagtgaaggttgatggtcggcagctacaccatttgcgctttgctgatgacatcgtactgataacacctagcatcagccaagcggaacgaatgctgaccgaattcgacgagacatgtggatgcatcggtcttcagctgaatctacaaaagacgatgttcatgcggaacggatgggtctcggatgccccattcacgctcaacggaacgaacatatccgaatgcaccagctacgtttatctgg GCGAGATTCCATCACGTCGTCGATCTCCTACCTTCATATTGATGCCGATGTTCTGCAAAATCGTTAAATCCCG accagtgtggtaccaatttatggacatcagagggaagaaaggctcggtttgcactagggcggttccgaaccCGTCGACCGTGTGGCTCTAA
- a CDS encoding hypothetical protein (NECATOR_CHRX.G23164.T1) has translation MKRCSHVLSTANGVVVGEATVPIWKEHFKTLLNRLAPSAPELEHVHRPTYAVNEEPPTESEVLVCIQKMKNGKFGGDDGISAEMLKYLPPSGIREMTKIIRSIWINESIPDSWRHAIIIPLHKKLSVTYSRNYRLISLLRVMYKVLERIILDRLIKHREETTRDEQAGFRPGRSTIDQVFIVRRVIEIWQRYSKPMQLAFLDFEAAFDSPFKIFTQNTVIEKSLLIPEESLVR, from the coding sequence atgaaaagatgttcccatgtcctcagcactgctaatggggtagttgtcggtgaagcaaccgttccaatttggaaggaacacttcaaaaccttgctgaaccggctagcaccgtcagctcctgaactcgaacacgttcatagaccgacatatgcggttaacgaggagccaccgaccgagtcggaggtcctggtctgtattcagaaaatgaagaatggaaaatttggtggagacgacgggattagcgcagaaatgctaaaatatcttcctccgtctgggattcgtgaaatgacaaagatcatccgttcaatatggataaacgaaagtatacctgattcgtggagacacgctatcataattcccctccacaagaagttatccgtcacgtaCTCAAGGAATTATCGAttaatctctttgctgcgtgttatgtacaaggtactggagcgcattatcctggaccgactcatcaaacatcgcgaagaaacaacgcgcgacgagcaagctggctttcgtcctggccgatctacgattgaccaggtgttcatcgtcaggagagtgatcgaaatctggcagcggtattcgaagccaatgcaactagcgttcctggactttgaagccgcatTCGACTCtccctttaaaatttttacgcaaaacacagtaatagaaaagagtctcctgattccggaggaaagcctggtacggtag
- a CDS encoding hypothetical protein (NECATOR_CHRX.G23168.T1) has product MLSTYRGNPETLVTDNGTQFMSSQFTPLCRSRGILHTRTPPFHPKSKGQAERFVDTLKKVLAKLNGEKPTVDTLQTFLMAYRSIPAHLHLTNVHLPKPS; this is encoded by the coding sequence ATGCTATCTACTTATCGTGGAAATCCAGAGACGCTCGTCACGGACAACGGAACGCAGTTCATGTCGTCTCAGTTCACTCCACTCTGTCGTTCTCGAGGAATATTACACACTCGTACGCCGCCTTTCCATCCAAAAAGCAAAGGACAAGCAGAACGTTTTGTGGACACCCTTAAAAAAGTACTTGCCAAGCTGAATGGGGAGAAACCAACAGTGGACACACTACAGACGTTCCTGATGGCATATCGCTCAATCCCTGCCCATCTGCATCTGACCAACGTTCACTTGCCGAAACCTTCCTAG
- a CDS encoding hypothetical protein (NECATOR_CHRX.G23165.T1) produces MRTLKLQLDYVLASNILQSDIRKSRAVWDVAFDSDHRPVLLSFKIRFHKRNRGVPLQPKIDMAGLKDDECRRKFCQRVSIHVGVRTRKKLSDADSFTKCIQDAARETLPVLLPRKKFAFASTETKSTYNSVCVARSAGDFNHEKRFRRKLRRQLQQDRDN; encoded by the coding sequence atgaggactcttaaacttcagctcgactacgttctggcgagtaACATTcttcagtcagatatccgaaaatctagagctgtttgggacgtcgcgttcgactctgaccaccgtccagttcttctcagcttcaagatacggttccacaagagaaaccgaggagttcctcttcaaccgaaaatcgacatggcaggtctgaaagacgatgaatgcagaagaaaattctgccaacgtgtgtctattcatgttggagtacggaccaggaagaagcttagcgatgcggattccttcacaaagtgcatccaggacgctgcaagggaaacgctcccggttctattgccgcggaagaagtttgcctttgcatctacggaaacaaaatccacatacaattctgtatgtgtcgcgcgcagcgctggtgacttcaaccacgAAAAGCgttttagaaggaagctgcgtcgtcaactgcaacaagaccgcgataactag
- a CDS encoding hypothetical protein (NECATOR_CHRX.G23157.T1): MGTVSTDANLHVLLGAAERIKFRLIGVQKNKSRRSGVPSVYDGTLLICGERVRKMRKVNGFGLFIVHPSIVFRTRSYHLVWPFFVSTLCAICNINCKAPTSAAKESELDVSYEALQEVFRNRKSFGKFVIGDFCAKQGKTKEEYRIGRFGLVASK; this comes from the coding sequence ATGGGAACAGTATCCACAGACGCCAATCTACATgtccttctcggagctgcagaacGTATCAAATTTCGCTTAATTGGTGTACAAAAGAACAAGAGCAGGAGGAGCGGCGTACCCTCCGTGTATGACGGTACACTACTCATTTGCGGAGAGAGGGTTCGAAAAATGCGAAAGGTAAATGGTTTTGGTTTATTTATTGTGCACCCATCTATCGTCTTTCGCACGAGATCTtatcacctcgtctggccattcttcgtcTCCACCCTATGCGCTATTTGCAACATCAACTGCAAAGCACCAACATCAGCGGCTAAAGAATCTGAACTGGACGTGTCTTATGAGGCGCTGCAGGAAGTGTTCCGCAACAGGAAGTCCTTCGGAAAATTCGTTATCGGAGACTTCTGCGCAAAACAAGGAAAGAcaaaagaggaatacaggatcggaagatttggtcTTGTGGCATCGAAATGA
- a CDS encoding hypothetical protein (NECATOR_CHRX.G23158.T3), protein MLRERCHQRSKDSVVAECHVSFSCEIPSRRRSPTFILMPMFCKIVKSRFSKMQLHVTSNGLKIESKKNQCGTNLWTSEGRKARFALGRFRTRRPCGSNRLHQIRPESSKSQTEKKETIMGACGNWCISLHILPICTGRLLWNHSQA, encoded by the exons ATGTTACGAGAACGATGTCACCAGCGAAGCAAAGATAGTGTAGTTGCCGAGTGTCACGTTTCATTCTCAT GCGAGATTCCATCACGTCGTCGATCTCCTACCTTCATATTGATGCCGATGTTCTGCAAAATCGTTAAATCCCG GTTTTCCAAGATGCAACTTCATGTCACCTCAAATGGATTGAAGATTGAATCTAAGAAAA accagtgtggtaccaatttatggacatcagagggaagaaaggctcggtttgcactagggcggttccgaaccCGTCGACCGTGTGGCTCTAACCGTTTGCACCAGATCCGCCCCGAATCTAGCAAGTCccaaacagaaaagaaagaaacaataatGGGTGCCTGTGGTAACTG GTGCATAAGCCTACACATTCTACCCATCTGTACTGGAAGACTGTTGTGGAACCATTCTCAAG catag
- a CDS encoding hypothetical protein (NECATOR_CHRX.G23163.T2) yields MVKKLRQWLPHALSCSPAAADSTGWTRLSLEMGNGSSASTTPTNVRGALATKRRDKIHEKKVMLSVWWGVHGIYRFELLPGNTTLTAEVYCTQLQSLADKVRKEHPKLDNVRLLHDNARPHIAK; encoded by the coding sequence atggtgaaaaagctccgtcagtggctcccacatgcactTAGCTGCTCTCCAGcagccgcagattcgactggctggacacgattgtcactggagatgggAAATGGGTCCTCTGCGTCAACCACACCtacaaacgtgcgtggtgcgctggcgacgAAACGACGAGataaaatccatgagaagaaggtcatgctgagcgtctggtggggagttcatggaatctaccgtttcgaattACTGCCGGGCAACACGACActtactgccgaggtctactgcaCTCAACTGCAAAGTCTGGCCGACAAGgtccgcaaggagcacccaaaactcgacaacgttcgcctgctgcacgataacgcgcgaCCCCACATCGCGAAgtag
- a CDS encoding hypothetical protein (NECATOR_CHRX.G23162.T1), protein MKFQACHSIRKESLDSGGKLGTVAPGKTGLQESYRLPKRKRTRMAICTYNARTLASEAAIEDLMMQAKKIKYDVIGLTETRRRHPLNAVYETGEELFLGTCDSRGVGGVGVLVNTSMAKNINSFEQLESEVCG, encoded by the coding sequence ATGAAATTTCAAGCATGTCACAGTATtagaaaagagtctcttgattccggaggaaagcttggtacggtagcgccaggaaagacggggttgcaggagtcatataggctaccgaaacggaaaaggaccaggatggcgatctgtacttataacgcacgtacgcttgcatcggaagcggccatcgaagatctgatgatgcaagccaagaagatcaagtacgacgtcatcggactgaccgagacgagacgacgtcaccctctcaacgccgtatatgaaactggagaagaactgttcttaggaacatgcgacagtagaggtgttggtggagttggcgtcctcgtcaacacgagtatggcaaagaacatcaactctttcgaacaactcgAATCGGAAGTCTGCGGATga
- a CDS encoding hypothetical protein (NECATOR_CHRX.G23171.T2) encodes MAMFVLVPLARWRTQTTLKELAAEVQHFLDIRQDNALLERSSLPPVNVVESRRSRNQRMPRPQTLWTQARILQKFPGEEEAEICQQRLIASTHAGVAVNRIYHRVQIDGKTVRSRLDTGADVTLAQQTGLP; translated from the exons ATGGCGATGTTCGTGCTCGTGCCGTTAGCAAGATGGAGGACTCAAACCACGCTAAAAGAGCTTGCTGCCGAAGTTCAGCACTTTCTCGACATTCGTCAGGATAACGCACTCCTCGAACGATCAAGTCTACCACCCGTCAACGTCGTGGAATCGCGAAGGAGTCGAAACC AAAGAATGCCACGACCGCAGACGCTCTGGACACAAGCGAggattctgcaaaaatttcccggAGAAGAAGAAGCGGAAATCTGCCAACAGCGTCTCATCGCTTCGACTCATGCTGGTGTCGCTGTAAACCGCATCTACCATAGAGTACAGATTGATGGGAAGACAGTACGCTCGCGTCTTGATACTGGAGCAGACGTAACATTAGCACAGCAGACTGGACTGCCCTAG
- a CDS encoding hypothetical protein (NECATOR_CHRX.G23170.T1), translated as MGSTYRRRSEEKWIDPLLRRLLSQTERCTGTKPASSCNPSGHLHETQWRTLLFTARLSRSISPIVDDAPKQLLTIKMHRGLYPFNRLPFGVKPAPGIFQQYMDALIAGLDGTAAYLNDILVTFRTIGEHNARLETVFKRIQDYGLDRCAFLQTEITYPGLLTNAQGRRPGLEKIKAIQKLHAPKDVSQLRSFLELINFYGNFVKDLHNLGAPLDTLTKKDVVYTWTPECQSSLDKIKAILSSDLLLTHFDPSLPIIVATDTSNYGMEATLSHRFADGCEKVPDTTTGELQPD; from the coding sequence ATGGGCAGCACCTATCGTCGtcgttcagaagaaaaatggatcgaTCCGCTTCTGCGCAGACTACTGAGCCAGACTGAACGATGCACTGGAACAAAACCAGCATCCTCTTGCAACCCCAGTGGACACCTTCACGAAACCCAATGGAGGACGCTACTTTTCACAGCTCGACTTAGCCGAAGCATATCTCCAATTGTGGACGACGCCCCAAAGCAGCTACTCACTATCAAGATGCACCGTGGACTGTATCCCTTCAACCGACTACCATTTGGAGTGAAACCAGCTCCTGGTATATTCCAACAATATATGGATGCTCTTATCGCTGGATTAGATGGAACTGCCGCCTATCTCAACGACATACTGGTTACTTTTAGAACCATCGGCGAACACAATGCCCGACTAGAGACCGTATTCAAGCGAATTCAAGATTACGGACTCGACAGATGTGCTTTTCTGCAGACGGAGATCACCTACCCTGGGCTCCTCACCAACGCACAAGGACGACGCCCAGGTCTAGAAAAGATCAAAGCTATCCAGAAGTTACATGCTCCGAAGGACGTCAGTCAACTTCGCTCTTTTCTGGAACTCATCAATTTCTatggaaacttcgtcaaggATCTTCACAATCTAGGCGCTCCTTTGGACACTCTTACGAAAAAGGATGTTGTCTACACATGGACACCGGAGTGCCAGTCTTCTCTCGACAAGATTAAGGCAATCCTAAGCTCGGATCTCCTGTTGACCCACTTTGACCCAAGTCTCCCGATCATCGTTGCCACTGATACTTCAAATTACGGAATGGAAGCAACCCTCTCACATCGCTTCGCAGATGGATGCGAGAAGGTGCCTGACACAACCACAGGAGAACTACAACCAGATTGA
- a CDS encoding hypothetical protein (NECATOR_CHRX.G23161.T1), with protein MDNIDEDYDRLVEHLHDCTKKAESFKTTKRRLSLETLELIRQRGAARAAENQELTSELARLCREAIKEDLKERRAEVLAEAAEAGKSIHYARRGFASHKSRMTALRNPKGTAIASRRGMEKIIYDFYSDFFDSHVHLPPHHLREDGQVIPEVLPSETRHAIMSVRNLTAPGPDRIQPEHLKNLPPVLINTLAKLFTRYLSECKVPRQWKTSKTVLLYKKGDPHDISNYRPICLLSVIYKLFTRVILNRIEKVLDEGQPCEQAVFRKGFSTIDHIHTVSKLIEVS; from the coding sequence atggacaacatcgacgaggattatgaccggctcgttgaacaccttcacgactgcacgaagaaggctgagagttttaaaaccacaaAGAGACGCCTCTCTCTTGAAACGCTTGaactgatacgccagcgtggagcagcacgagccgcagagaaccaagaactcacgtccgagctcgcaaggctttgcagagaggcgataaaggaagaccttaaagagagaagagcagaagtgctggctgaagctgcagaggcggggaaaagcatccactATGCCCGTCGAGGCTTCGCCAGTCACAAgtcgaggatgactgctctccggaacccaaagggaacagccattgcatcgagaagggggatggagaaaatcatctacgacttctactctgatttcttcgacagccatgtccacttgcctcctcaccatctgagagaagatggacaagtcattccagaggttctcccgtccgaaacacgacatgctatcatgtcggtaagaaatcttacggcacccggtcccgacagaatacaaccagaacacctgaagaaccttccgccagtactcatcaacaccttgGCGAAACTCTtcacacgttatctgtcggaatgcaaggttcctagacagtggaagaccagcaagacggtgttgttgtataaaaagggagatccacatgacatcagcaactatcgtccaatctgcctactgtccgtcatctacaagctctttacaagagtaatccttaataggattgaaaaagtcttggatgaaggacagccatgcgagcaagcagtgtttcgaaaaggattcagcacgattgaccacattcacactgtttcgaaactcatcgaggtatcatga